Proteins encoded together in one Chloroflexota bacterium window:
- a CDS encoding M20/M25/M40 family metallo-hydrolase, translating to MHFISALAVFLLLAVLLVMAISAQGGLRLVAVSYSGWDQLQQLASWGLRILNYQGDVLAALCSDDQIARLRQAGFQVRILEVDPDTDLSRYYLAYTPPGNDCAQLPQVDTLYQYGKGVYIVKVTTNQVENLARQGIQIAQLPSAIVLSRMQPGLSKPRENLLWSRSIQTMVDAVSPTLLIQHVCKLQDDDSLPYCNELGTRYSYATAKLNEAAQYLYHQYRAVGLRVAYDPFFHNGQVMTNVVAELAGVGPASDHIYILCAHYDSTSNDPYRAAPGADDNASGSAAVLEAARVLSQYSFSHTLRFIHFAGEEQGLIGSAHYAAQAAQRGDDIVGVINLDMIAYESVPPNDHIVEIHAGTNPASIALADALIVSIAKYGLLLRPEKIIVGATGRSDHASFWNYGYPAILGIEDFQDFNPNYHSTNDTLSCLQPQMMVEFTKACIATLAKLASVMTMPMPSSTTVHLPAGTALPFPSPIPTYAQPACSPNLSPTVY from the coding sequence ATGCATTTCATTAGCGCCTTAGCTGTCTTCTTGTTGTTGGCTGTGCTCTTAGTTATGGCAATCAGCGCGCAAGGAGGATTGCGTTTGGTGGCTGTCTCCTATTCGGGCTGGGACCAACTTCAGCAACTGGCTTCTTGGGGATTGCGCATTCTCAATTATCAGGGAGATGTCCTTGCGGCCCTATGCTCGGATGACCAAATCGCGCGATTGCGCCAAGCCGGGTTTCAGGTTCGAATCCTGGAAGTAGATCCAGATACTGATCTTTCACGATATTATTTGGCTTATACTCCCCCTGGGAATGATTGCGCCCAATTGCCTCAGGTGGACACCCTGTACCAATATGGAAAGGGCGTTTACATCGTCAAAGTTACCACTAACCAAGTGGAGAACTTGGCCAGGCAAGGCATTCAGATTGCACAACTGCCCAGCGCTATCGTGCTCAGCAGAATGCAGCCTGGTTTATCCAAACCTCGGGAAAACCTGCTATGGAGTCGTAGCATTCAGACCATGGTTGATGCCGTGTCGCCGACTTTGTTGATCCAGCATGTGTGCAAACTCCAAGACGATGACTCTTTGCCGTACTGCAATGAGTTGGGAACGCGCTATTCTTATGCGACAGCAAAGCTGAACGAAGCAGCACAATACCTGTATCATCAGTACAGGGCAGTAGGCTTACGCGTAGCTTATGATCCATTCTTCCATAATGGCCAAGTAATGACCAATGTGGTAGCGGAACTGGCCGGTGTTGGCCCCGCCAGTGATCACATTTACATCCTATGCGCCCATTATGATTCCACCTCCAATGACCCTTACCGCGCTGCGCCCGGTGCTGATGACAACGCTAGTGGCTCGGCCGCAGTCCTGGAGGCAGCGCGCGTCCTAAGCCAGTATTCCTTTTCCCATACCTTGCGTTTTATCCATTTTGCCGGCGAGGAACAAGGGCTGATTGGCAGCGCTCACTATGCGGCGCAAGCAGCCCAGCGCGGTGATGACATTGTCGGAGTAATCAACTTGGATATGATTGCTTACGAAAGCGTGCCGCCCAATGATCACATTGTTGAGATACACGCAGGAACAAATCCTGCCTCAATTGCTCTAGCAGATGCCCTGATCGTTAGCATCGCGAAGTACGGTTTACTCCTTCGCCCAGAGAAAATCATCGTTGGTGCGACCGGACGTAGCGATCATGCCTCCTTCTGGAACTATGGATACCCAGCTATCCTGGGCATCGAAGATTTTCAGGATTTCAATCCCAACTATCACTCGACAAACGATACGCTGTCGTGCCTGCAACCGCAGATGATGGTTGAATTCACCAAGGCTTGTATAGCTACCCTGGCTAAATTAGCCTCGGTCATGACTATGCCAATGCCCTCCAGTACCACAGTTCATCTACCTGCCGGCACTGCACTCCCCTTTCCTTCGCCTATACCTACCTACGCACAGCCAGCGTGCAGCCCAAACCTATCGCCTACCGTTTATTAG
- a CDS encoding ABC transporter substrate-binding protein, translating to MPPNPTDRTPTSASPIGTALALPSATKPVTPVATNTPRPTAGELHIAIREDIQTLNPYLTHNASEEFVVSLLYDTLLETDVHGDMHPNLAEHWNLTPDGSRLTFKLNPQARWHNGQAVTADDVVFSFVLAQQNEVPGFARLAALVHRVEAISPVEVEFTLFTTWPDAVRLLGTGLRIVPATLWRNVGDPLHYDNLDNPVGTGPFLFVEHVPGKQLVLRNTGVHHRSPPIVNTLILEIQRDESKALKALKDGELDALAWDITPAQARDVQDHPEDYKGIHLAEAPDLSVYTLLFNLRTAPFNNRTFRHALAQALDTEAIIDKVFMGFGDVGTPDLFPPGSPWRNAKIAPIAFDSQEAAAELSAAGFVDRNGDGLRENPDGSTLQIPITCPKQDTALKVVDLVVAQWGAVGIAAKAEPIAQDQIRLALMQAQFSAILHDISLCEPEMAFFYFHSSCGVLRNGRVFGLNYGGYANPRYDEMVEAMQQVQDRDQYRDLLYELQEMLATDLPQIPLYVPRVLNLYREDRFTGWSAQPGVGLLSRTVLSTLKPQ from the coding sequence ATGCCGCCTAATCCCACGGACCGTACGCCAACAAGCGCTTCTCCCATTGGCACTGCTCTCGCCCTTCCTTCTGCCACGAAGCCTGTTACACCCGTTGCCACGAATACGCCACGACCTACTGCTGGGGAACTTCACATTGCTATCCGCGAAGACATCCAGACTCTGAACCCATACCTGACTCACAATGCGAGTGAGGAGTTTGTGGTGAGTCTGCTCTATGATACCTTGCTGGAGACCGATGTGCATGGGGACATGCATCCCAATCTGGCGGAGCATTGGAACCTGACGCCTGATGGCAGCAGGCTCACGTTCAAGCTCAATCCGCAAGCTAGGTGGCACAATGGCCAGGCTGTGACTGCTGATGATGTGGTCTTTTCCTTCGTTCTTGCGCAACAAAATGAGGTGCCAGGATTTGCTCGGCTTGCTGCTCTTGTCCATCGCGTGGAAGCCATCAGCCCCGTGGAGGTGGAATTCACTCTATTCACCACATGGCCCGATGCAGTGCGCCTCCTCGGTACGGGTTTGCGCATTGTGCCGGCGACGCTATGGAGAAATGTAGGTGATCCCCTTCACTACGACAACCTGGACAATCCTGTAGGGACCGGACCTTTTCTCTTTGTGGAGCATGTCCCGGGGAAACAGTTGGTTCTGCGTAATACAGGGGTTCATCACCGTAGTCCACCGATCGTCAACACACTGATACTGGAAATCCAACGCGATGAAAGCAAAGCACTAAAGGCGCTAAAGGATGGCGAGCTGGATGCGCTCGCTTGGGATATAACGCCAGCGCAAGCACGCGATGTGCAGGATCACCCAGAGGATTACAAGGGTATCCATCTGGCAGAAGCTCCCGACCTCTCCGTATACACGCTGCTGTTTAACCTGCGCACTGCTCCATTCAACAATCGGACCTTTCGCCATGCTCTGGCGCAAGCTCTTGATACTGAAGCCATCATAGATAAGGTGTTCATGGGATTTGGGGATGTAGGGACGCCAGACCTCTTTCCGCCTGGTTCCCCATGGCGCAATGCAAAAATTGCTCCCATCGCCTTTGATTCACAGGAAGCAGCAGCAGAACTCTCAGCCGCGGGCTTCGTGGACAGGAATGGCGATGGACTGCGAGAGAACCCCGATGGCAGCACGCTGCAGATACCTATTACCTGCCCTAAACAGGATACTGCTCTAAAGGTTGTCGATCTTGTGGTTGCGCAGTGGGGGGCTGTCGGTATCGCGGCAAAGGCAGAGCCCATAGCCCAGGACCAGATCAGGCTGGCGTTGATGCAAGCCCAATTCAGCGCGATCTTGCACGATATTTCTCTCTGTGAGCCAGAAATGGCTTTCTTTTATTTCCATAGCTCATGCGGGGTGCTACGAAATGGGCGAGTATTTGGCTTGAACTATGGGGGCTATGCTAATCCGCGTTATGATGAGATGGTCGAAGCGATGCAACAAGTACAGGATCGTGATCAATACCGGGATTTGTTGTATGAACTACAAGAAATGCTGGCTACTGACCTTCCGCAGATTCCTCTGTATGTTCCTCGTGTACTAAATCTGTATCGGGAGGACCGTTTCACTGGCTGGAGTGCACAACCTGGTGTGGGATTGCTCAGCCGCACCGTCCTTTCCACCCTAAAACCACAATAG